AGCAGAGATGGCAAAAGGTAACTAATATTATATATTGCTGAATATAGCCATGGACTTTGACCTTCCGGTGCATATTGAGCAAAAAATATTATACCGGAAAGGAAGTGACTAATAAACCTTCCCAGTCCTCCGATAAGAACAGCCAAGAATAACCAACTATAGGCAATAACCTTTGTCTTTAAATTAATCTTATGAGAGAATATTCCTGCTAATCCAACCAGCATATATGCTAAAGGATAATCCAATACCAGTTGTGCCGGGTGAATAATATAAGCACCAAGGGCTAATTGAACTAAGCCATACACTGCTCCGGTCATCATACCAGAACCAGCTCCCCAACGTAAGGCGATAATCAAAATCGGCAGCATTTCCAGACTAACTGATCCTCCCTGAGGCATTCTCCATAAGGGAATAAAATTTAAGATAGCCGCCAGTGCTACCGCCATACCAATCTCAGTCATTATCCTTACTTGATTTTTTTTCATGACAAATCTCTCCCTTTTTTAAAAAAATATATTACAAATAAAAAAACCGCAGACCTGATCTTTTAATCAAAACTGCGGTTTTACCACACAACTGTTGTTTCAATTCCCTACGCTGGCATTACCCAGATCAGGTTTTAAGGGTCTGTTTACTAAAAACACTCTCAGCTTTAATAAGCTCCCCTACTG
This portion of the Candidatus Atribacteria bacterium genome encodes:
- the thiT gene encoding energy-coupled thiamine transporter ThiT; this encodes MKKNQVRIMTEIGMAVALAAILNFIPLWRMPQGGSVSLEMLPILIIALRWGAGSGMMTGAVYGLVQLALGAYIIHPAQLVLDYPLAYMLVGLAGIFSHKINLKTKVIAYSWLFLAVLIGGLGRFISHFLSGIIFFAQYAPEGQSPWLYSAIYNISYLLPSLLLCYIIIIPLLKNLVINKGKIGS